The window ATGCTTTAACAGCCGAATCTTTTCTGAAAATGATGGATTCCAATTCTTTGGTACGTTTTTCCCTTTCTTCCAGATCAAGTTGAGCTTTCTTAAGATTAGCTTCTTGTTTGTCCAATTCAACCGTCATTTTCCTTAGCATTTCTTCTTGACCAACCAAGGCATCTTGTGACTTTTGAAACAATTCGGCCAATTTCTTTTTATCAGCCATGGCGCCACTTTCTAACATTTTGTAGCGTTCCATTAAGATTTCATGTTCTGTATCCAATCCTTGGTATTTGGCATCCAAAGCTCTAAGTTGACTGCCTTGGTTGGCAGTATCGGTTTTTAAATGTTCGAGATCCCTGTTGTTACGGTCAATTGTTGCCTGGCGTTCATTGGCTAAAATTCCTATGCTATCCAGGTTTTTTTTGGTGGAAGCTAATTCTTCTTCACACGCTTTTTGTTTAGCTTCGGTTTCTTTGAATTGACGTGTAGAAACACAAGAGGTAAAATAGATTGGAGCAAATCCAAGAATAAGAAGGCCGATTTTTTTCATGCTATATAATCAAGGTAAAAGTAGCTTAGCCCTTTACCTTAAAATTTAGATTTATCGGAACTTTTAAACAGGATCGGTTTGAAACTAAAAAAAATCCCCCAAAGATTTTTTGGAGGATTTTTAAAATGAGTTTGGTATGAACTATTTTACCGATGCCTCTGATTTAGCATTTTTCAAAAGTTCTACTTCTGCTTTTAACAGCTCAAGTGTTTTTCCCAAATCTGATTGTGTTTTTAGTTGGGATTGGAGACTCTCTATTTGTTTTTGTTGTTCTTTAACGGCGTTTACCAAGATATAAACCAAAGCAGAGCTGTCATACATCAATAGATCCTCTGGTTTGGTATCTGATTCATTTAGTTTTTTAGTAACGGTTTCTACCATGTAAGGGGCAACAGGTTTAATTTCTTGTGCTATTACACCAATATAATCTTTTCCATTGGCTTGATATCCGCCAAGACCATTGTACTTAAAGCTTACAGGATTAATTTGCAAAAGGGTAGATAATCCATCTGAAAAAG of the Bacteroidia bacterium genome contains:
- a CDS encoding OmpA family protein; its protein translation is MKKIGLLILGFAPIYFTSCVSTRQFKETEAKQKACEEELASTKKNLDSIGILANERQATIDRNNRDLEHLKTDTANQGSQLRALDAKYQGLDTEHEILMERYKMLESGAMADKKKLAELFQKSQDALVGQEEMLRKMTVELDKQEANLKKAQLDLEEREKRTKELESIIFRKDSAVKALKQRITDALLGFKNNGLTVEQRNGKVYVSVEEKLLFQSGSWAVDPKGQDALKKLAKVLESQSDISIMVEGHTDNVPYVGSNQVKDNWDLSVMRATAITKILLNNSKLKPSQVSAAGRSEFSPIDKANTAEAKQKNRRSEIIITPKVDELLKILDTN